The following are encoded together in the Dyella terrae genome:
- the pstA gene encoding phosphate ABC transporter permease PstA has product MASSSFIYTKRRIKNIVALTLSVLATLIGLIFLAWILWETLRQGVSALKPQLFTKITAYGEDGGLANAMVGSFVIDLIGILIATPIGVLAGTWLAEYANGTKLGESIRFLNDILLSAPSIVLGLFVYTIVVLPSTSLTNGSTTFSGWAGGVALALIALPVIVRTSDEMLRLVPSTLREASLSLGIPQWKLTTQILIRAARSGIITGVLLALARISGETAPLLFTAFGNNYMTFNPSDKMSSLPQMIYQYANDPGEGLHAIAWAGAFVLTMFVLLLSLASRLVLSRSKVSHD; this is encoded by the coding sequence ATGGCCTCCAGCTCGTTCATTTATACCAAGCGCCGCATCAAGAATATCGTGGCGCTGACGCTTAGCGTGCTGGCCACACTGATCGGACTGATCTTTCTCGCGTGGATTCTGTGGGAAACACTGCGCCAGGGCGTGAGCGCCCTCAAGCCGCAGCTATTCACCAAGATCACGGCCTACGGCGAGGATGGCGGCCTGGCCAACGCCATGGTCGGCAGCTTCGTCATCGACCTCATCGGCATCCTTATCGCCACGCCCATCGGCGTGCTGGCCGGTACATGGTTGGCGGAGTACGCCAATGGCACCAAGCTGGGCGAATCGATCCGCTTCCTCAACGACATCCTGCTGTCGGCGCCATCGATCGTGCTCGGCCTGTTCGTCTACACCATCGTGGTGTTGCCGAGTACATCGTTGACTAACGGCTCCACCACCTTCTCCGGCTGGGCCGGCGGTGTGGCGCTGGCGCTGATCGCCCTGCCGGTGATCGTGCGCACCTCGGACGAAATGCTGCGTCTGGTGCCCTCCACACTGCGCGAAGCCTCGCTGTCGCTGGGCATTCCGCAGTGGAAGCTGACCACGCAGATCCTGATCCGCGCCGCGCGCTCGGGCATCATCACCGGTGTGCTGCTGGCGCTGGCCCGCATCAGCGGTGAAACCGCCCCGCTGCTGTTCACGGCGTTCGGCAACAACTACATGACGTTCAATCCGTCGGACAAGATGTCCAGCCTGCCGCAGATGATTTACCAGTACGCCAACGATCCGGGCGAAGGCTTGCATGCGATCGCATGGGCTGGTGCCTTCGTACTGACCATGTTCGTGCTGTTGCTGAGCCTTGCTTCCCGTCTGGTCCTTTCCCGTTCCAAGGTGTCACATGACTGA
- the rnt gene encoding ribonuclease T gives MDNLNNSMAGRMAERFRGFLPVIVDVETGGFDSERDALLEIAAVILRMTPEGYLQPMPAVAAHVHPFPGANIDPRALEITGIDPDNPLRGALDERLALDHVFKPIRDAMRDMDCQRAVLVGHNAAFDLGFLNAAVRRTGHKRNPFHPFSCFDTATLSGLAFGQTVLSKAVQAAGMAFDTREAHSAIYDAERTAELFCTIINRWRRLEEFERDQIGVESM, from the coding sequence ATGGATAACCTCAACAACAGCATGGCCGGCCGCATGGCCGAGCGCTTCCGGGGCTTTCTGCCGGTCATCGTGGACGTTGAAACAGGCGGCTTCGATTCGGAACGGGACGCACTGCTGGAAATTGCCGCCGTCATATTGCGCATGACGCCCGAGGGCTACCTGCAGCCCATGCCAGCCGTTGCTGCTCACGTACATCCCTTCCCTGGCGCCAATATCGACCCTCGGGCCCTGGAAATCACCGGCATCGACCCGGACAACCCGCTACGCGGCGCGCTCGACGAGCGCCTGGCGCTGGACCACGTGTTCAAGCCCATCCGCGACGCGATGCGCGACATGGATTGCCAGCGCGCCGTTCTGGTGGGCCACAACGCGGCGTTCGACCTCGGCTTTCTCAATGCAGCGGTGCGCCGCACAGGCCATAAGCGCAATCCGTTCCACCCCTTTAGCTGCTTCGATACCGCCACCTTGAGCGGCCTGGCATTTGGCCAGACGGTATTGAGCAAAGCCGTGCAAGCCGCCGGCATGGCGTTCGATACGCGCGAGGCGCACTCCGCTATTTATGACGCCGAGCGCACGGCCGAACTGTTCTGCACCATCATCAACCGCTGGCGCCGTTTGGAAGAATTCGAGCGCGACCAGATCGGCGTTGAGTCCATGTAA
- a CDS encoding SulP family inorganic anion transporter, with product MSNYFKQGLFGRDLLGSIVVFLVALPLCMGIAIASGMPPATGLITGIVGGLVVGMFAGSPLQVSGPAAGLAVLVFELVREHGVMALGPVVLLAGLIQVAAGLCRVGVWFRMCSPAVVAGMLSGIGVLIVASQLHVLMDALPKARGLENFAALPGAVIDAVQGDAGSMTALAVGVGTIAIMLGWEKLRPAKLRFVPGALLAVIAVTAVVQFAGLSVKTVDVPSNLLSAVSLPTFTSMAGLLEPSLMIAALTFAFIASAETLLSAAAVDRMHDGVRTKYDRELTAQGVGNMICGLFGALPMTGVIVRSAANVQAGSATRMATIMHGGWLLVFASLLPWLMRMTPVACLAGILVFTGIKMVNFKQVKALAQYGKGTAWIYVATTAAIVATDLLAGVLIGFALSLFRLALHSSRLKVGLDHHEEPGTASLRLEGSATFLRVPSVARTLERVPPNTRVQLDVGGLHHVDQACLELLREWGRNASARGCELVVDWQQLNQRVEGVRRAA from the coding sequence ATAAGCAACTACTTTAAGCAGGGACTGTTCGGGCGTGACCTGCTCGGTTCCATCGTGGTGTTCCTGGTGGCGTTGCCCTTGTGTATGGGCATCGCCATCGCCTCGGGCATGCCGCCGGCGACGGGCCTGATCACGGGCATCGTGGGTGGCTTGGTGGTGGGCATGTTCGCCGGCTCGCCGCTGCAGGTCAGCGGCCCCGCGGCGGGCCTCGCCGTACTGGTGTTCGAACTGGTGCGCGAGCATGGCGTGATGGCGCTGGGTCCGGTCGTGCTATTGGCCGGTCTGATCCAGGTCGCTGCCGGCCTGTGTCGCGTAGGCGTGTGGTTCCGCATGTGTTCGCCGGCTGTCGTGGCGGGCATGTTGTCGGGCATTGGCGTGCTGATCGTCGCCTCGCAGTTGCACGTGCTGATGGATGCTTTGCCGAAGGCGCGTGGTCTTGAGAACTTCGCTGCGCTCCCCGGTGCAGTGATCGATGCGGTGCAGGGCGATGCGGGAAGCATGACGGCGCTGGCCGTGGGTGTGGGCACGATTGCCATCATGCTCGGCTGGGAAAAGCTGCGTCCGGCAAAGCTGCGTTTTGTACCGGGCGCGTTGCTTGCGGTGATCGCGGTGACGGCGGTGGTGCAGTTCGCCGGTTTGTCGGTGAAGACGGTGGACGTGCCGTCCAACCTGCTGTCCGCCGTGTCGTTGCCAACCTTTACCAGCATGGCTGGGCTACTCGAGCCGTCGCTGATGATCGCGGCACTGACGTTCGCCTTCATCGCTAGCGCTGAAACGCTGCTGTCCGCCGCTGCGGTGGATCGCATGCACGATGGTGTGCGCACCAAGTACGACCGCGAGCTGACGGCGCAGGGCGTCGGCAACATGATCTGCGGCTTGTTCGGCGCCTTGCCGATGACCGGCGTGATCGTGCGCAGCGCGGCCAACGTGCAGGCCGGTTCGGCCACGCGCATGGCGACAATCATGCACGGCGGTTGGTTGCTGGTGTTCGCGTCGTTGCTGCCGTGGCTGATGCGCATGACGCCGGTGGCGTGCCTGGCGGGCATCCTGGTGTTCACCGGTATCAAGATGGTGAACTTCAAGCAGGTGAAGGCGCTTGCGCAGTACGGCAAGGGCACGGCGTGGATCTACGTGGCCACCACTGCGGCGATTGTGGCGACCGACCTGCTGGCGGGTGTTCTGATCGGCTTTGCCTTGTCGCTGTTCCGCCTGGCGTTGCACTCGTCGCGTCTGAAGGTGGGCTTGGATCATCACGAAGAACCGGGTACCGCTTCGCTGCGATTGGAAGGCTCCGCGACGTTCCTGCGCGTTCCGTCTGTGGCACGTACGCTGGAACGCGTGCCGCCGAATACGCGCGTGCAGTTGGATGTGGGTGGTCTCCATCACGTCGACCAGGCGTGTCTGGAATTGCTGCGCGAATGGGGTAGAAATGCCTCGGCGCGCGGCTGTGAGCTGGTGGTGGACTGGCAGCAG
- a CDS encoding carbonic anhydrase: MKRLIEGFEQFRNEVFPAQREVFRKLAAGQSPSTMFITCADSRVMPELMFSAQPGELFVYRNIGNIVPPYAQHVSGVVAAIEYAVKVLKVKHIVICGHSDCGAMKALQHPELVHDMPSVAAWMMHADVARYVVQQNGPGLHGSEGLRRLTEENVVGQLENLRTLPTVAAALASGQLRIHGWVYDIEHAGLKAFDAQHGRFVQIESGSDDMPEATPHARFSMPTASAA, from the coding sequence ATGAAGCGTCTGATCGAAGGTTTCGAACAATTCCGTAATGAAGTTTTCCCGGCCCAGCGCGAAGTGTTCCGCAAGTTGGCTGCGGGACAGAGCCCCAGCACCATGTTCATCACTTGCGCCGACTCGCGCGTGATGCCGGAGTTGATGTTTTCCGCCCAGCCGGGCGAGCTGTTCGTGTATCGCAATATCGGCAATATCGTGCCGCCGTATGCGCAGCACGTGAGCGGTGTGGTGGCGGCGATCGAGTACGCGGTGAAGGTGCTCAAGGTCAAGCACATTGTGATCTGCGGCCATTCCGACTGCGGTGCGATGAAGGCGCTGCAACACCCCGAGCTGGTGCATGACATGCCGTCGGTGGCGGCGTGGATGATGCATGCCGATGTCGCGCGCTACGTCGTCCAACAGAACGGCCCGGGCCTGCACGGTTCGGAAGGATTGCGTCGCCTTACCGAAGAAAACGTGGTGGGGCAGTTGGAAAATCTACGGACGCTGCCCACTGTCGCCGCGGCGCTGGCGAGTGGCCAGCTGCGCATCCACGGTTGGGTATATGACATCGAACACGCGGGATTGAAAGCGTTTGATGCGCAGCACGGTCGTTTCGTGCAGATCGAATCTGGCAGCGATGACATGCCGGAAGCGACGCCCCATGCGCGGTTCTCCATGCCTACCGCGTCGGCTGCCTGA
- the pstS gene encoding phosphate ABC transporter substrate-binding protein PstS, whose translation MLISTKSLTRIGTAAVFATASLFTMAAQATDITGAGSSFVYPVLSKWSAGYAEKTGNKLNYQSVGSGAGVAQIKEGTIDFGATDAPVKAEDLAQFGLGQFPVVVGGIVPVVNIPGVEAGQVKLDGATLADIFLGKITMWNDPRIAAANAGVNLPAKKITVVHRSDGSGTSFNFTNYLSKVSPDWAAKVKFGTAVEWPTGVGGKGNEGVSQYVKQIVGSIGYVEYAYAVKNKISWVNLKNAAGQVVAPSAEAFAAAAATADWGSAKDFNVIMTNASGAQAWPITATTWVVMYKQPKNAEHTKVAFEFFKWALESGQKDAASLDYVALPDTLVKKIEAYWSTEYKH comes from the coding sequence GTGTTGATCTCAACAAAATCTCTGACTCGCATCGGCACGGCCGCTGTGTTCGCGACGGCGTCGCTGTTCACTATGGCCGCACAGGCCACCGACATCACCGGCGCCGGCTCGAGCTTCGTCTACCCGGTTCTCTCGAAGTGGTCCGCGGGCTACGCCGAGAAAACTGGCAACAAGCTCAACTACCAGTCCGTCGGCTCGGGCGCCGGCGTGGCGCAGATCAAGGAAGGCACCATCGACTTCGGCGCCACCGATGCACCGGTGAAGGCTGAAGATCTCGCGCAGTTCGGCCTGGGCCAGTTCCCGGTCGTGGTGGGCGGCATCGTGCCGGTGGTGAACATCCCGGGCGTGGAAGCTGGCCAGGTCAAGCTGGACGGCGCCACCCTCGCCGACATCTTCCTCGGCAAGATCACCATGTGGAACGACCCGCGCATCGCCGCGGCAAACGCTGGCGTGAATCTGCCGGCCAAGAAGATCACCGTCGTGCATCGCTCGGACGGTTCGGGCACCTCGTTCAACTTCACCAACTACCTTTCCAAGGTCAGCCCTGATTGGGCCGCCAAGGTCAAGTTCGGCACGGCCGTCGAGTGGCCGACCGGCGTGGGTGGCAAGGGCAACGAAGGCGTGTCGCAGTACGTCAAGCAGATTGTCGGTTCTATCGGCTACGTCGAGTACGCCTATGCCGTGAAGAACAAGATCAGCTGGGTGAACCTGAAGAACGCTGCCGGCCAGGTTGTGGCGCCGAGCGCTGAAGCCTTCGCCGCCGCCGCCGCTACGGCCGACTGGGGCAGCGCCAAGGACTTCAACGTGATCATGACCAACGCCTCCGGTGCGCAGGCGTGGCCGATCACCGCGACCACCTGGGTCGTCATGTACAAGCAGCCGAAGAACGCCGAGCACACCAAGGTGGCTTTCGAGTTCTTCAAGTGGGCGCTCGAGAGCGGCCAGAAGGACGCTGCCTCGCTCGACTACGTCGCGCTGCCGGACACCTTGGTCAAGAAGATCGAGGCTTACTGGAGCACCGAGTACAAGCACTAA
- the phoU gene encoding phosphate signaling complex protein PhoU, whose translation MSGSSKEHIIKSYDDELTRLTGEIVRMGELAVSQLEAALDVIDRRDERAAQHVVSNDDAIDLLEQEISHDVVRLLALRAPIAGDLRNVFAALRIAADIERIGDYAANVAKRSIPLSMVAPIAPTNGLGYLAELAAKEVRDVLMAYRDRDAERAYKVWKDDADLDEAYTGYFRQLLTYMMEDPRNITPCTHLLFMAKNIERIGDHATNIAESIWYQVNGEPLTAQRAKRDFTSNPEPTKLGHKPD comes from the coding sequence ATGAGCGGCAGCAGCAAAGAACACATCATCAAGAGCTACGACGACGAGCTGACCCGTCTCACCGGCGAAATCGTCCGCATGGGCGAGCTTGCGGTGAGCCAGTTGGAAGCAGCCCTCGATGTGATCGACCGCCGTGACGAGCGCGCCGCGCAGCACGTGGTCAGCAACGATGACGCTATCGACCTGCTCGAACAGGAAATCAGCCACGACGTAGTGCGCCTGCTGGCGCTGCGTGCGCCTATCGCCGGCGACCTGCGCAACGTGTTCGCTGCGCTGCGCATCGCCGCCGACATCGAACGCATCGGCGACTACGCCGCCAACGTGGCCAAGCGCTCCATCCCGTTGTCGATGGTCGCCCCTATCGCACCGACGAACGGCCTGGGCTATCTGGCCGAGCTGGCCGCGAAGGAAGTGCGTGACGTGCTGATGGCCTATCGCGATCGCGACGCCGAACGCGCCTATAAGGTGTGGAAGGACGACGCGGACCTGGACGAAGCCTACACCGGCTACTTCCGCCAGTTGCTGACCTACATGATGGAAGACCCGCGCAACATCACGCCCTGCACGCACCTGCTGTTCATGGCGAAGAACATCGAGCGCATCGGCGACCACGCCACCAACATTGCCGAGAGCATCTGGTATCAGGTGAACGGCGAACCGCTCACGGCGCAGCGCGCCAAGCGCGACTTCACCTCGAACCCGGAACCCACCAAGCTCGGTCACAAGCCGGACTAA
- the pstC gene encoding phosphate ABC transporter permease subunit PstC, whose protein sequence is MQANVGAVAAIATQEERAHRDARHDRLFSWLLMGCALLVLACLLGAAGATLWGGRHAFGTFGWHFLVSDAWDPGSDTYGALVPVYGTLMTSLIALVIAVPISFGVALYLSEVAPPWLRTPVASAIELLAGIPSIIYGMWGLFIFAPFFADHIKPWLTNYLGNKPDDGKLSWVAQHTFIGKLFGSDYPFGASILTAGIVLAIMIIPFISSVMREVFQTVPSRLKESAYALGSSTWEVSWDIVLPYTRSAVIGGIFLGLGRALGETMAVTFVLGNAMQLSASILDPGASIASTIANQFSEAAGLQKSTLMALAFLLFVVTFIVLLIARWMLRQLAHKEGR, encoded by the coding sequence ATGCAAGCCAATGTAGGCGCCGTTGCCGCCATCGCGACCCAGGAAGAGCGCGCACACCGCGACGCCCGGCACGACCGCCTGTTCAGCTGGCTCCTTATGGGCTGCGCCCTGCTGGTGCTCGCCTGCCTTCTTGGCGCTGCGGGCGCCACGCTATGGGGCGGTCGACACGCCTTCGGCACCTTCGGCTGGCATTTCCTCGTCAGCGATGCCTGGGATCCGGGCTCCGATACCTACGGCGCACTCGTGCCGGTGTACGGCACCCTCATGACCTCGCTGATCGCTCTGGTCATCGCCGTGCCGATCAGCTTCGGTGTTGCGCTCTATCTTTCCGAGGTGGCACCGCCGTGGCTGCGCACGCCAGTGGCCTCGGCCATCGAACTGCTGGCCGGTATTCCTTCGATCATCTACGGCATGTGGGGCCTTTTCATCTTTGCGCCCTTCTTCGCCGATCACATCAAGCCCTGGCTGACCAACTATCTGGGCAATAAGCCGGACGACGGCAAGTTGTCATGGGTGGCCCAGCACACCTTCATTGGCAAGCTGTTCGGTAGCGACTATCCATTCGGCGCCAGCATCCTGACCGCAGGCATCGTGCTCGCGATCATGATCATCCCGTTTATCTCTTCCGTGATGCGCGAAGTGTTCCAGACGGTGCCCTCGCGCTTGAAGGAATCAGCCTATGCGCTGGGCTCAAGCACCTGGGAAGTGTCCTGGGACATCGTGCTGCCCTACACGCGCTCGGCAGTGATCGGTGGCATTTTCCTCGGCCTTGGCCGCGCGCTGGGCGAGACGATGGCCGTGACGTTCGTGCTCGGCAATGCGATGCAGTTGTCGGCGTCGATTCTCGATCCGGGTGCGTCTATCGCCTCCACCATCGCCAACCAGTTCAGCGAGGCCGCCGGCCTGCAGAAGTCGACGCTGATGGCGCTGGCCTTCCTGCTGTTCGTGGTGACCTTCATCGTGCTGCTGATCGCCCGCTGGATGCTGCGCCAGCTCGCCCATAAGGAGGGCCGCTGA
- the pstB gene encoding phosphate ABC transporter ATP-binding protein PstB, whose product MTESAAAGIHPQSAATPAPIAPTKLKVRDLHFYYNGYHALKGINMDIPEKKVTAIIGPSGCGKSTLLRIFNRIYAIYPKLEAKGEIILDDENILDSRYSMNRLRSKVGMVFQKPVPFPMTIFENVAYGIRHHEKLSRADMDIRVEQALRSAALWDEVKDKLKQSALGLSGGQQQRLCIARGIALKPEVLLLDEPTSALDPIATGRIEQLVEELKSEYTIVIVTHNMQQAARCSDLTAFMYLGELIEFDRTEQIFTKPGKKQTEDYITGRFG is encoded by the coding sequence ATGACTGAGTCCGCTGCCGCCGGCATCCACCCGCAGTCCGCGGCCACGCCTGCACCCATCGCGCCCACCAAGCTGAAGGTGCGCGACCTGCACTTCTACTACAACGGATACCATGCGCTGAAAGGCATCAACATGGACATCCCGGAGAAGAAGGTGACGGCCATCATCGGCCCGTCCGGCTGCGGCAAGTCCACTCTGTTGCGCATCTTCAACCGCATTTACGCGATCTACCCCAAGCTGGAAGCCAAGGGCGAGATCATCCTGGACGACGAGAACATCCTCGATTCGCGCTATTCCATGAACCGCCTGCGCAGCAAGGTCGGCATGGTGTTCCAGAAGCCGGTGCCGTTCCCGATGACCATTTTCGAGAACGTGGCCTACGGCATTCGCCACCACGAGAAGCTCTCGCGCGCCGACATGGATATCCGTGTCGAGCAGGCGCTGCGCAGCGCGGCCTTGTGGGACGAAGTGAAGGACAAGCTCAAGCAGAGCGCGCTCGGCCTATCCGGTGGTCAGCAGCAGCGCCTGTGCATTGCCCGCGGCATCGCGCTGAAGCCGGAGGTGCTTCTGCTCGACGAGCCGACCTCGGCGCTCGACCCGATCGCCACCGGCCGCATCGAGCAGCTGGTGGAAGAACTCAAGAGCGAGTACACCATCGTCATCGTCACCCACAACATGCAGCAGGCGGCCCGTTGCTCGGACCTCACCGCGTTCATGTATCTGGGTGAGTTGATCGAGTTCGACCGCACCGAACAGATCTTCACCAAGCCAGGCAAGAAGCAGACCGAGGATTACATCACCGGTCGCTTCGGTTAA